The stretch of DNA GGTTTGGGAATCCCTACAGGCTACTTGCCTCTTGCCTTGATCATCTAGCCACCCAGCCTCTCTCTCGTAATCTCGATCGCCTTCAAGAGCCCTCGCGCCTTGCTCAGCGTCTCTTGGTGCTCGCTCTCGGGGACGCTGTCAGCGACGATGCCGGCGCCGGCTTGGACGTAGGCTTTGCCGTTCGCGACGACGATTGTTCGCAGGGCGATGCAGGTGTCCATGTCGCCGGCGAAGTCGAGGTAGCCGACGGCCCCCGCGTACGGCCCGCGGCGGTGAGGTTCGAGCTCGTCGATGATCTCCATCGCCCGGACCTTCGGGGCGCCACTCACGGTGCCCGCCGGCAGGCAGGCGGCGAGGGCGTCGAACGCGTCGCGGTCCTTGGTGAGTTGGCCGGTGACGTTCGACGTGATGTGCATCACGTGGCTGTAACGTTCGATGACCATCACGTCGGAGATCTGCACCGAGCCGTACTGGGCGACGCGGCCGACGTCGTTGCGGCCGAGGTCGACGAGCATCACGTGCTCGGCCCGTTCCTTGGGGTCGGCGAGCAGCTCCTCGGCGAGGGCCTGATCCTCGGCCTCGTCCTTGCCGCGGCGGCGCGTGCCGGCGAGCGGCCTGACCGTGACGTGGCCATCGACGACGCGGACCATGATCTCCGGCGAGCTGCCGACCAGCGTGCAGCCGGGCATCCGCACGAAGAACATGAAGGGGCTCGGGTTCACCACCCGCAGCGTGCGGTAGATCTCCAGCGGGTCATGCTCCCAAGGCGTCACCAACCGCTGGCTGAGCACCACCTGAAAGATATCCCCGGCGCGGATGTACTCGACGCATTTCTCTACCGCGTCTTCAAAACCTTTCTTCGTGAAGTTCGACTCGAAGTCGAGCGTGACGTCGCCGGTGGTGTCGATGTCGGTCGGCACGAGTTCGTCGATCGGCTGTGAGATCCGCGCGACGAGTTCGTCGACGCGCTCGCACGCCTCGGCATACGCCGCTTTCAGATCGGAACCCCCCTTTCCAATAGACGCGTCGGTCTTCGCCAAAACGAGGACCGTCAGCGTCTTATCGACGTTATCGAACACTAGCAGGTGATCGAAGAAGCCGAATGCTAGGTCCGGCAGCTGGCGGTCGTCCTCGGGCGCGTTCGGCAGGTGCTCGACGTAGCGCACCGTGTCGTAACCCGCATAGCCGATGGCGCCGCCGACGAACGGCGGCAGGCCGGGCGGCTTAGCGACGCGGACCTTGCCCACCTCTTCGCGGAGCGTTTCCAGCGGGTTGTCCGACTCGAACGACTGTGGCTTGCTGGCGCCGGCGCCGAATTCGGTGCGTGTGACCTTTGTGCCGCTAGCCTCGAGCAGCAGAAAGGGGTCGGTCGCCAAGAAGCTGTAACGCCCCACCTTCTCGCCGCCGATGACGCTTTCGAAGAGGCACGCCACGGGCCCGTCGCCGGTCGCCTCGAGCCGGTGGAACGCCGACACGGGCGTCAGCGCGTCGCTCACCAGCCGCCGCCACACCGGCACGCGATCCGCGTCTTTCGCCAACTCGGCGAACTCGGCGTACGTAGGACGGTGAGGCGATGACGCTGACACGAGTTAGCTCCCTGACATGACAATCCTTGTAGGAGGCGTCTCCGACGCCTCCTACAAGAACCACAAAACACAGCTGCTGACGCCAGACCGCTGACGATCCGCCGGGGTTCGCGGCCACTCTACCAGTGGGCGCTGGGCCCGACAACGCACGCCCCGCGGCCGTCGGGCCGGGCGTATCCCGTGCAGAGGCAACACGTTA from Botrimarina mediterranea encodes:
- the trpE gene encoding anthranilate synthase component I, which encodes MSASSPHRPTYAEFAELAKDADRVPVWRRLVSDALTPVSAFHRLEATGDGPVACLFESVIGGEKVGRYSFLATDPFLLLEASGTKVTRTEFGAGASKPQSFESDNPLETLREEVGKVRVAKPPGLPPFVGGAIGYAGYDTVRYVEHLPNAPEDDRQLPDLAFGFFDHLLVFDNVDKTLTVLVLAKTDASIGKGGSDLKAAYAEACERVDELVARISQPIDELVPTDIDTTGDVTLDFESNFTKKGFEDAVEKCVEYIRAGDIFQVVLSQRLVTPWEHDPLEIYRTLRVVNPSPFMFFVRMPGCTLVGSSPEIMVRVVDGHVTVRPLAGTRRRGKDEAEDQALAEELLADPKERAEHVMLVDLGRNDVGRVAQYGSVQISDVMVIERYSHVMHITSNVTGQLTKDRDAFDALAACLPAGTVSGAPKVRAMEIIDELEPHRRGPYAGAVGYLDFAGDMDTCIALRTIVVANGKAYVQAGAGIVADSVPESEHQETLSKARGLLKAIEITRERLGG